In the Salvia splendens isolate huo1 chromosome 16, SspV2, whole genome shotgun sequence genome, CTTGAGATCTTTTGGTTCTTCCGTGAGTTTGTAAAGGTGGGGAGGGAGGCACAACATTTTCCGTAATGAAAAGCGGTAGTGGACAGGATAGTTTTGTTTGTAGGATtagtattttgatttttgataaaattatcTAGCTTGCATTGTAGAAATCAAGATCATAATTGTAAGTAAGCTATCAACACAAACACTTATCTTTGTTGGTCTAACTTTGTATTGCATCTCTGTCAAGAAAGTTCAGATTCAGAAGTGATGCTTCAAGCGTATTCTGTCTTTACTTCAATTCCTTGCAAATGATAAGAATTCTTCTGGTTGCGTCGTATTCAATACAGGCCTGGAGATTCTGGCTTTCCCTTGTAATCAGTTTGGTGAAGAAGAACCTGGAAGCAATGATGAAATCATGGACTTTGTCTGCACTAGATTCAAGTCAGATTTTCCCATCTTTGACAAGGTAAAATTTGGACTACTTCGTAAATATAGATACTTGAGTTCTAGCTAGTCTTCTGAATTTGTGTTTACACTTAATTTACACCAGTATAATCTGTTACCTTAATGTTGATTTTTCCATGCTTTGACATCATTCATGTCTATTAAAACCATCTATCTACCATTAGTCTTCTGAATTTGTGTTTACACTTAATTTACACCAGTATAATCTGTTACCTTAATGTTGATTTTTCCATGCTTTGACATCATTCATGTCTATTAAAACCATCTATCTACCATTAGTCTTCTGAATTTGTGTTTACACTTAATTTACACCAGTATAATCTGTTACCTTAATGTTGATTTTTCCATGCTTTGACATCATTCATGTCTATTAAAACCATCTATCTACCATTAGTCTTCTGAATTTGTGTTTACACTTAATTTACACCAGTATAATCTGTTACCTTAATGTTGATTTTTCCATGCTTTGACATCTTTCATGTCTATTAAAACCATGTATCCAGTTGATAGATTTCTACTCATTCATGTAATCTGGTACCCTTATTTGTACTCGACTGCAGGAAGTTTAACTGCAAAGCATATCAATCTAAGCTGTGTTGTAGGTTCACACGATTTAGTATCTTAATTGACTGCTTTGCTTGTGTTAGATTGAGGTGAATGGTAACAATGCTGCTCCATTGTACAAGTTCTTGAAGTTGGGAAAGTGGGGGATCTTCGGTGATGACATTCAGTGGAATTTCGCAAAGTTCTTGATCGACAAGACTGGACACCCTGTTGATCGCTATTACCCCACAACATCACCTCTTACAATTGAGGTATCAAATGAATGTGTTCTGTATCTACTTCCCTTTCCTCTACTGCATTGTACATGTGATATCATGCCACTGTAACCATCTTCTTGATTGCAGAGGGATATTAAACAGCTCTTGGGGCTTCCATGACCGATGAGAAATCCATGCTCCCGGAAGGTACTACGGACCAGTGGCAGAatcagaaaatgaaataagccagtgctgaaaataaaattaaaattaaaattaataataataattttcaaataattaatactctctccgtccgtcATTTGGAGTCTCGGTTTGCAATTTAAGTATATTCACCGTTAGGAGTCTCGGTTTGCTATTTAAGTATGTCCACATACTAATGAGCAATAAAGCAATTGTACGTACATTTCTATTATAGCATGTGTTGAGCAATAAAGCAACACTTACATTTCTATTAGTACTTTACAATCAACTAAATAAGGAGTCGTACAAACTCAACAATTGGACAAAAGTCATATGCAATGTATATTTCAATACTAAGATGAGTatgaaatactactatataattatttatttataatatttgatAATGTCTTCCTCATCATTCTTTCTTTTATTGTTCAAAGTATTCGCAAATTTGGTTGAGATATTTGCAAtatgctttttttttatt is a window encoding:
- the LOC121770751 gene encoding probable glutathione peroxidase 8, whose translation is MASSQSVFDFTVKVAKGNQVDLGIYRGKVLLIVNVASKCGMTNSNYTELNQLYVKYKDQGLEILAFPCNQFGEEEPGSNDEIMDFVCTRFKSDFPIFDKIEVNGNNAAPLYKFLKLGKWGIFGDDIQWNFAKFLIDKTGHPVDRYYPTTSPLTIERDIKQLLGLP